The following coding sequences are from one Mercenaria mercenaria strain notata unplaced genomic scaffold, MADL_Memer_1 contig_4674, whole genome shotgun sequence window:
- the LOC128554048 gene encoding uncharacterized protein LOC128554048, translating into MSFADFNLRSLSSNSNKLGVQAIKDSVLDLDRCPKVLGMRWDTESDVLLYPAKNIPTTKIITKRDILQHTSRLYDPLGLLSPVTIRAKLLLQELWQQMFEWDMPLPHDIQEKWRSLITDLKSVTTTTFPRYYFENTPYTSNYTCIHIFCDASLLSYCATAYVCRDNQSTLMMAKTRVAPLKKLTLPRLELMDAVIGSRLCKHMKQNTSIPQIHLWSDSQIVLYWLQTSKTLRRFVRNRPTKDNPADLLTRGISTSHFKVSNLWFHGPKWLTTPDSWPVWQERDTYVTMATITDPVPTSKSEDAALPVNNSSFVDMSRFSSLAKLLRVTAYVLRFIDNFRGGRSTGSQETLTTEELHRAEKVCIRSCQMSKYQAEVKDIQTKRYKLPLSRQLKLFLNSGIWKCRGCIHNAPLDEMTKYPYLLPAKHPFTNLVIKDAHSRLLHAGVSSTITFLRQKY; encoded by the coding sequence ATGTCGTTTGCAGATTTCAATTTGAGGTCCCTGAGTTCTAACAGTAACAAGCTCGGTGTGCAAGCAATCAAAGATTCAGTCTTAGATTTAGATCGATGTCCTAAGGTACTTGGCATGAGATGGGACACAGAGAGTGACGTTTTACTTTATCCAGCGAAGAACATCCCAACTACCAAAATTATTACCAAGAGAGATATATTGCAGCATACGTCCCGACTCTACGATCCCTTAGGTCTACTCAGTCCAGTTACTATCAGAGCGAAGCTACTTCTCCAAGAATTATGGCAACAGATGTTTGAGTGGGACATGCCCTTACCGCACGACATACAAGAAAAATGGCGTAGTTTGATTACAGACTTGAAATCAGTGACAACCACTACGTTTCCTAGATACTACTTTGAGAATACACCGTATACATCCAACTACACCTGTATTCACATATTCTGCGACGCTAGTTTGTTATCTTATTGTGCTACGGCATACGTCTGCAGAGACAACCAGTCTACATTGATGATGGCTAAGACGCGTGTTGCTCCGTTGAAAAAGTTAACGTTACCGAGGTTAGAGCTGATGGATGCAGTGATTGGTTCCAGACTCTGTAAACACATGAAGCAGAACACAAGCATACCACAGATACACCTTTGGTCAGATAGTCAGATTGTGTTGTACTGGCTCCAGACGTCCAAGACACTCCGGCGATTCGTTAGGAACCGCCCGACGAAGGACAATCCCGCAGATTTACTCACCAGAGGAATTTCGACATCGCACTTCAAAGTCAGTAATCTATGGTTCCACGGACCTAAATGGCTCACTACACCTGACAGTTGGCCAGTTTGGCAAGAAAGAGATACTTATGTTACTATGGCAACGATTACAGATCCAGTACCTACTAGCAAATCAGAAGATGCAGCTTTACCAGTGAACAACAGCAGTTTTGTCGACATGTCAAGATTCAGCTCGTTGGCAAAGTTACTCAGAGTTACAGCTTATGTACTGCGTTTCATAGATAACTTTCGAGGCGGGAGGTCCACTGGAAGTCAAGAAACTTTAACTACAGAGGAACTTCACAGGGCAGAGAAGGTGTGCATACGAAGCTGCCAGATGTCTAAATATCAAGCAGAAGTGAAAGATATACAGACCAAGAGATACAAACTCCCACTATCTAGACAACTTAAATTATTTCTCAACAGTGGGATTTGGAAGTGCCGTGGATGTATCCACAATGCACCACTAGACGAAATGACCAAGTATCCGTACCTGTTACCAGCTAAACATCCATTCACCAACTTGGTTATCAAGGACGCACACTCAAGATTACTACATGCCGGCGTTAGTTCAACTATCACGTTCTTAAGACAGAAATACTAG
- the LOC128554049 gene encoding uncharacterized protein LOC128554049: MSDNANTFLSASRQLQDLVQSTTVREELNDRGIEWKMIPKRAPWFGGMWKRLIGLTKTTIKKVLGRFYVTYQTLQIVITEIEAMINDMPLTYVTSGALDEPEILTPSHLLYGRRIIKLPYEEDVPTNPVPSDRPSVIKRNTLQRTMISHFRHRWRHEYLTALRERHQTTGRNDQTISVGVYMYMHMNMCVYVYG; encoded by the coding sequence ATGTCAGACAACGCCAACACCTTCTTATCAGCATCCAGACAATTACAGGATTTGGTCCAGTCTACCACAGTTAGAGAAGAACTCAACGACAGAGGAATTGAGTGGAAGATGATACCAAAACGCGCACCTTGGTTCGGTGGAATGTGGAAACGTCTTATAGGTCTGACGAAAACAACGATAAAGAAAGTGTTGGGACGGTTCTATGTCACCTACCAAACGTTACAAATTGTGATTACGGAAATTGAGGCGATGATTAACGATATGCCGTTGACGTATGTCACTTCCGGCGCATTAGATGAACCGGAAATACTTACACCGTCACACTTACTTTACGGCAGACGAATCATTAAACTACCGTATGAAGAAGATGTCCCTACAAACCCTGTACCGAGTGACCGCCCGTCAGTTATCAAACGGAATACGCTACAAAGGACAATGATCAGCCACTTCCGGCATAGATGGCGTCACGAATACTTAACGGCTTTAAGAGAACGTCATCAGACGACAGGCAGAAATGACCAGACGATATCTGTTGGTGTTTATATGTATATGCATATGAACATGTGTGTTTACGTTTATGGGTAA